The following nucleotide sequence is from Populus nigra chromosome 15, ddPopNigr1.1, whole genome shotgun sequence.
aaatttagtttccATTTAAAGCAAAaccacaaatatatataattaaccccaaaagtattaataatttattccatgtgatttatcaaaaaaatttaattaatccatatagtacaaaaaataattaaatagtctTTTGATCAATGCTGATCATACCTaacttgtaattattttatttaaaaacaatatcttcttctttcattaatcttttcatcttattttttctatttctcaagatacacaaaactttttttaaaataaaaagcatggaatggacaaaataataataataattgaaaccgtgagaactaattaattaattaattttactaaactatataataaactaagttataattaactcaaCTAAACAAGCAGGGGCGAAGCAAGACAAAAAAATTAGGggggtcaaattataaattaaagagatcaatttttatttttatttttattaaatataggGTATTTCTTTGCAGGGGCCGGGGCCCTTGCCAcccctctctccctccctccctcactGTAAACAACAAGTATATActaatattttctcatcaactaTATTATaaattctcataaaaaacatcaacaacaattaaaaatttcgAAACATGATTAACTAGTAGGCAGAAGGTGTTTGATTCAGTGCTaaaatattctttcttttttgaccACTTCTTCCTCGTTCTACCAATCAAAATCTAAGATTAAACAAATAGCTATTAAACCAGATTCAAAGTTGAGATGATGTAAAATATCTGTCACGAAATTAGacagattaataaaaaaatatattttaaaactaaaacaatatttttttttaaaaaagaacaactAATTTTAATTAGATCATTCCATccaaagtaattattttttatataattcaagCAGAAATTTAATCCAAGTCAACCTCTACAACACTACAAGATTTTACTAACATATatgtaactttttttattattattattaatatgaatattcgTGCTAACTTgtgtatatttaaattaattttacgggtcctgaaattaatgactatataaatttttaatgaccctgagatttataaaacttaaattgatgatttcaaaaaaataaatctggaatctaattaattaaaatatactttttgaagtatttatttattctttcttaaaaataactaaCCCAATTCATTGATATTTGATACAATTGGTTTGGGGCAGTGTGcgatcaatatataaaaaaacgatGTTTTTCGCTAattgaaccaaaataaacaagCAATATCTTCTTCCCCTTCTCGCCATGGTCAGCCACCATTCATGATTTCGAGATCCGATTGACATCACAGCTTAATTTGGTACTTTGTGCATACTTTTTAAACACTTACATGATGTGTACTTGAAAGGCAATGGGCACCGAACTCGGGGGAGAAGATGACAAGGTAGAAGACCTCAGATCCATCTGGTATCTTTGGCTTCAAGATAGCTTCTAATAATGGCATCATGAGGCAGAAGCAACAACTTGATTATTTTCTGACAGAAAACCTAGAAGTTCCTTTGGCGAGCATCAATCATGATCCATATCCCTCTTTCTAAGCATTTTTATTTGGATgctttagatttgttttttattttataaaaaaattatattatttttattttaaattaatattttttgatattttcaaattgatataaaaaataatctttaaaaataaaaaaatattattttaatatattttctaataaaaattattttaaaaagcaactactGTCACGCTATCAAATACCATCTAGGTTTGGCTAGAAGTCCTAAACTACCATGTTAACCATGTTTTTCTTTgtcaaataatcaatttaaaccaaaagtttaagtttttatgtgaaatctcaaaataaaatttatattattttttaatacatctcttcaagtgaaagctctttaaacttgaaacttataCAGACTCGCACTactttgtgtttatttttttttatcaaataaacaaggttgatgagattcaaactcgtgattgTTTGGTCATCGAGACTTTGATATCATATCAAACAGccaattcaactaaaaaaacatgaaattttagGTGAGGTCTGACTTGTATTATTTTCCAACAATAAAAACTGTTTTTGACATCAGATAATCCATGTCAAACAGTGATTATCACCGTTGATTTATCCTTCATTTTCACAACTTTGACAACCATATATTAGCAATATATCCATTCTGATTTCTTCCTAACATAGTCAACTCTTAAGTGGACATGGCATATTAAACGAATGATTCAAGTAAATCATTTGCGAGTCCAAATGCTAAAGTGTTAGGTGCTTAAGCACTCAAAAggaattcaaaaacataattagCTCGTAAATTGAGATAAAGATTGTATGGTGGCTCAAGCACTCAAATCGTTCTAGAGGGAGGTCAATGGGAGAAGCAGTAGTTGTCCGAAAGTCAACAAAAGGGATATAAAAATGCCTTTCGAGAGAGAGTGCCTTGAAAGAATGAACAGAGAAGAGCAGTAAATTCTACAATCCGACTAATTATTAGTCTTTTAGTACTTAGAGGAGCCCTTATAAGTGTCATGATGTGCCGTCCACGACCCGCAAAGCAATCGCACCACAGGGTCCCgtgctaaaataatataaataaataaatttgtggCGGTCTGCGGTTTAAAAgggtgttttgttttgtttttttatttaaatttatttttatgtttttaacttatttttatgtattaatataaacaatatttttttaaaaataaaaaaaatattattttaattaaattttaataaaaaatattttaaaaaataacaactactATACTTCCAAACAAACATTCAAAAGTAAATGACTTATTAATTTCCTTCTCATTACTTTTCTTCCACTTAATTTCTCTTACACGATATTATTGATTATTAATACCCGAATTAATACAGAcctaaaatgattatttgagagtaaaatctttttattgcttAAACCGGCACAACTTCCTATCATTTTCCAATTTGAAGGCAATGAAAGCACTTTTTTTCAACCGAGAATGAATTTTCCACATTATGAACTTCAAGGAAAAAGTCAGAACAAGAATCTTCATTAATGCATGATTTGAAGGATTAACTAAAGCAATTAGCCtcattaaaaaattcttaattttcgTGTCATATATCATATCATATTCAAACCAATCAATGAAACATGAACCCACCCCCCAAGTacacgctctctctctctctctctctctctccgaaGGTCAATAGAAGAGCTGAATTTTCACAAGGAACCCGCTGAGCAAACAAAATTCCATGAGATCATTTCATATAAGTTCAGATCACCACCATTGATCATCGCTCTGATACAAAACGCATGGAGAGAGAACAGAGCTGACATGGAGCCCACCATTtacttgtatttatataaagCTCAACAATGTCTGGTCCATTTGGAAGGAAGACCAAGGGAAAGATAGACgtggaaaaacaaagagagagggagagagatttcagatataaataaatcaaaatggaacaatattttttgaaatccaAGTGCTTCAAGTCTCCAATTCCTCCCTACCAAattccttaaaaattaaaaacccacCTCTAAAAACCTTCCCTCTTCAAAACCCAGATCTTAATTTTCCTTAATTTCATCGAATTCTTTACCTTTTTGAACCCCTATATCTGTATGTCCCCTGTCTCAAGCTCTGTTTTTGTTCAAGTTCTGTTTTTTTGAACTTCTCTCAGTTCCAGAATCAGGCCTTGTGGTTCATGTGTTTATGAGCTTTCTGTCTCTGTTCTCTTCATGATCTTGTCTATTtcggtttctttttttaaaagggctAGTTTTTCCTATTTTTAGCTCAACCAAACTACATCCCAATTAACACAACACGATCCCCCGATTCCCTCCAACGTTTTAGGAAACTTTATCTCTCCTTCAAATTATATCTACACGCACTCCtccatttttcttataattctaaTAATATCGAATTCCTAACTTTCTCTGTTTCAAAATTCTGCCTCTCAAAACTCATTTTCACCATGAAAATCCCCAAAGACAGAGTTAGATTCAATGTAGGAGGCAGAATCTTTGAGACGACCTCAACAACGTTAGCAAATGCAGGAAGAAACTCCTTTTTTGGTGCATTGTTTAGTGAAAACTGGACCTTAAAACAACCAAATACTGACTCATTTTCCAATTGTGAATTCTTCATTGACAGAAACCCTGATTGTTTCTCTGTTCTCCTTGATCTTCTTCGCACCGGCGACCTCAATATCCCTCCTAACGTCTCTGAAAGACATATCTACAGAGAGGCCTCCTTTTATGGTTTATTAGACCATGTAAGATCAGCGAAATGGGGCCAATTTGATGGCAACAGGCTCCGCCATTCGCGTTCTGTTACGGGGAGGGCACCAGGGGATGGGACCGCGATTCGTGCTGGTCCTGATGGTGGGTGCTGCGTGGCTCATGGAAGCGTCGTTCATGTTTATGATTGGATTATGGAAGAGCACCCTCCATTGAATCTTGATTATCAAAGAGTCAATGATGTTGCCTGGGTTGATAGTGAGAACATAATTATTAGTGCCTGTGAGAGATTAGGCCGCGGAGACGGAGGGATGGGGTTGTTTAGTAAGAGTACAGGAGAATTGAGGTATAAGTTTCAGGTGTGCCATGAGAATCAAGTGAAGAGTTTCACAGCCGGGGCTTTAAGTACTAGTTCAGATTATAAGATATTTAGTAGTTGTAAAGGAAGGAGTAATGAGTATGGGGTTGGAGTTTGGGATCAGGTTACTGGAAAACAGATTGATTTCCTTTACGAGAGTCCAGGTTGGTCATTAGGCGATGCTGACAAGTTGCAATGGTTGAATGGGAGCAATTGTTTGTTGGTGGCCACTTTGTTTCCTAGGAAAGATAACTGTTACATTAGTATGTTGGATTTTAGGGATAAGAGAATGGTGTGGTCCTGGTCTGATTTTGGTGCTCCTATAACTGTGGACGAGAAGCGAGTTCGAGATGCTATAGCTATGGAGGATAGTAATGCTATTTGCGTGGTGAATGAGTACGAGGATTTGGGATTTATGGATTTGAGAATGAATGGAGGGAGTGTGAGGTGGAGCTCAAGAAGTCGGATGATGAAGGGGAAACTGTCTGATGAGCCTTGTTATCCCAAGCTGGCATTACATGGGGGGCAGCTGTTTTCATCTATGGATGACTGCATTTCTGTGTTTTGTGGTCCTGACTGGGTTTTGACATCTAGGCTTCGTCAGGGTTATGGAGGTTCAATCTGTGACTTTTCGATTGGTGGGGATCGGCTCTTTGCGCTTCACAGTGAGGAAAATGTATTTGATGTATGGGAGACTCCACCCCCACCAATTTCATGATTCAGGTCATGGTCTGCTTGGCTTTATAGCCATGCGTAATATATCTTACAaatggtttttctttcttttcctcgtCAACTTATAGAAAATGATAGAAGATGAATCTTGTTAGAATTTACAGCATAGAGAAACCTTGGTATAGAGAGGTCTAATAGTTTTGTGTGTGTACAGATTATAACTATCATATAATCTCGAGTGCTGAATTTGTATGGGTTTTTGACGATTGTCACAGAAATGAAACAGATTGTTTGTTACTACAGAAGAGAAACTGATTGTCCAGATGCTGTAGAGCCTGTAATGGGACACCTTGGTTCTCTGTAGAGGATCGGATAATCATCAGATGGTTTTTCCAGAAATGAATTTGTTAAACTTTTCTTTGATATCCATTCCTAACGACACATCTGTTTGTTTGGTAGGGACGTGCACATACCATTTAGGATCTATTTCCACAAACtattgcctcttttttttttttttttttttctcatttttgaactgccCACGGAGGCtcttttacattttcttttctttttgaccCCTGTcctattttgttcttttgacCCCTGCTTTCACTTCAAGTTCTTGGTTCCTTTCCTCTTTAGTTGCGGTACACTCCACAGGTCTCTTTAGATCTCATTAAAGATTGCAGGCTATGCATGTGTCTGTGCGCGCGCGCACGACGAAGAGACAGAAATGCTCTTTGCATGTGAGCAGCTGCAGCTGCTAAATGTCTCGTTAGTTTGCCAGTTAGTAGTTCACTTTGCATAAAGTTCAGCTATTGCCTATTGCTTTATTACCGTGAGCTTGATTACTTGGATTCTTAGGATATTATTGTATGATAACATCATGTACAAGGAACGATTAACTTTTTTCAGTGCACCAAATCTGTTAATCATCACACCAGCATCAACAAATCCAATTCTCAGCTTTTATTTGTTTGCCACTGGGAAGTCTCGACTACTTTTCTTCATGAATTCTCGTCTTCATTTCAATCTTACAATATAATCCAGGAATgccttctcctctctctctctgcttgAATAAATTTCTCAATTCCATGGAGGGAACAAATCCCTAATAAATAAGGCCACTGACCACAAAAAGAACTGGGATCTTTCAGTTTTATATGCATGTGTCAGAGCTTTTTCCATGTGAGCAGTTGCAACTACTCAGCTGCCCGCCCGCCTGCTTTTTATGTATAAAGTTGATGAACCTATACCTTAGTGCACTTTCAGTGCCCATGATGTTATGCATTATGGTTCTCAGTACCAatgatctttcttttttctgcttTACCAAACATGCAAATTAAGGTTCATCACCCAAACTCTGCCTACCTACAATACCATTCATGAACTGGACTTTCCAATGAAttatctatgaattgttcaataATTTCTGATActaaatcaactttttttttggctggCTCCATGGTGTCAGTGTTCTAAATTAGATTCTCCAAAAGGGAATGAAAAACGCAGTTTGACCCTCTCCCTCTATTGCCATAAAGAAGACAGCCCTCATGTGTCACAAATTGTTAAAAGTTTAAATTCAATGTCAGCAACACGCACTTGCTTTACAAAAGAAAGATATCCTTCAGAAAGAGAtaattgtcttttattttattaagtagAGCCAACCAGTTTATAGCATGATCTTTGTCCAATAGGACCATGTTTAACCTCAACGAGAAGGAAAAGGATGACAAGACCAAAACTTATCAATAAAACGTCACTCCTCTTTATAACAGATATATCTCATAGAAAAAGACAATAGTGGACTTCCAGGGAGCTTCTTCATTGAGATTATTACCCTCTACTTAATTAACAGATAAGAAAGAACCACGACAATAGACACGATGAGTCACAAAAAATCAGGCATAATCAGGCATCACTCTTTTGAGGAATGTGACTGGATGGGATTCTTCTGGGGCAAGCTTGTCAAAAGCAACTTAGTTTTCCTCCTTATCATAAACATGGCACACTGTCATTATTGTCTTCATCAAACGCAATTCCATGTAGCCTCATTCATATACTGCTAACATGATGGGTAAAACCTAGGTTAAGGTTCATGCATGTGATCTATACAAGTACCATTATTAATAGAAAGAAAGTTCATTCATGATTctcataaacaaaatatatgaaagTGTATTGATTGATCATACCTTTCCCCAGTTTTCTTGAAGAGATTTATGAGCCAACCTTAGATCATACTGTGGTATCCTTGCTGAAACATGGTGGGATATGTGCACATTGATATCATGGCAAAGGATCTCAATCCTGTAAAGTGGGAGAACAGCACTTCACTAACCAACTATCGATGGcaactattttattaaaaactgcAGCTCCAGGAAATAAACACAAGGAACATTTTAAATCATGGCAAACTGCATTGATCTGAAGCAAGTCCAGGCTTATGATAGAGTCTTAGCTCacaaataatgattttatacaTCAGCTCTATCAATTTGCTAAGCATTTTGTTTGAAGACAGCTTCGGAACTTTCCTAACATGAGGTCATTTTGTGTAGTATTGAGAAAGAACACATTATTAAATGACAGTCGATGAAAAAATCTGCCACTTCCCATAGTTGAAAAACTTCTAGGCCAGATGAGCAAGTATTTGGATGCATTTAGAAGGAGAATCAAACAACAGTCTTCAAAAGTTTGAaagattatgaaattaaatctaACCGATCTACCATCTGATTTCATCAGTTCCTAGACTACATCCTGTCAAGAGCAAGAGACTAACAAGAATGGAAACAACCAGGGCAGAGAAGACAATATTACCTACAGGGGTAATCACAATGAATTGTTCCATTAAGCTGGGCCTGAGCTGCATTCCACTTGTCCGAAGATTTGAAAGGAATGCGAGGAGCCGTATGATGCATCATTGTGAAAGTACTCATCTACAGAAGTCAAGAAAACCAAACTAATATGACACAAAGatagataaaatacaatttatcaATCAAGTATATCattttttgagagaaaaaaaacccagcagATCACTAAGTCAAAGCATCGAGCCATAGTAAAAACACATGAAACTCTGCAGTTATGCATAATGCACTACTAATTTTTCTCAATTGCGAAATGGGCTGACAAGTTAAAGGTAACACCAAACTCAATCCTGAAGTTCCAGGCGCAAGAGCATAAATTGCAGTGAAGGAAAGCAATGCGCTGGGAACGAAGAGTTATCGCAACTCCCTGCACAAAGCATGTgttattttgtgaggaaagcaaTACTTGTTAACTTCTAAGAAACACCTGTTGGAAGTAACCTGCTTAGGCATTGAAATTTCAGCGTTTGATGCCTATAATGCATTCTGGTTAATGATTTCATGTCAACATGATGACAGCACCATAGAATGCATGTCGAGATTAAGGAAGGAAAGAGAGcaaatgaatttaaaagaaCTGCGGTGGATATTGGAGAAGTGCAATGCTGAATCATACAATCAACGAAGACCCAGCAACTAGCATACACAAAAGTGATAGCCTAGCCATGGCATTAACCAGAACTTGATCCATCCCATGATCCCAGCTTTATAGATAATCAAAGGCCATCCGATTGCCATGAACCCAAAAACACATGCCAAACTTATCTTCACCCTTTGGATTTGATTTGgtctgatttttttcaaatcgaAGTGCCATATCAACCTGTTTGGAAGCTTAAAGATTTTAGGAGAACAGAATATAAAATTGGAGAAGGTGCATAAAGCTCAAAAAGTTACAGGCTCTGATATGATAATTAATATCATACCAGTGAGCTATAGACATCCAAGGCCGAAATGGGCCATATCCAAATATAATTGCCTTGCGTAAAACAGGAGAGCAATCAAACTCCTCTTCCCGAACAGGATGCCAAGCTGTATCTTCCACTGACCTATAAGTACAAGATGAAGCAGAAGAAGTGGCAATTTAGAAAGCTAAGACGAGAAACCAACTTTTTTGTCAACAATTTTAATAAAAGCAAGAACCAGACAGATACCAAGCAAAGAAACAATCATAAGCCAGGTGCAAAATACATGTACgcaataacaaaaattcaacatTTTCCACTGCTCCATGCTTCAAAGAACGTGAAAAACAGATAGCACTGATAAGCGAGAATGGAGCATTTCCTCTTCATTTATGCCACTCGGTCATTAGAAATGGTGACGTCCAAATAAAGCATTCCTTCCCAACATGACGAAGAGGTAGCTACTGGAATGATTGGGACAAACGAAATGGAATTTACTTCCacaaatataaatgaatcacTAAGGAATATCAACCATACATGTTTGTTTTCGCATGATGCTAGTCGTGCTTAAACCTCCATGGCTCATATGGGTAGATTAACGGCAGAAAGGCCAGAGTTCCCACAATGTCTTCCACCAATTTGTTCTTTGAAAATGATTTGTGAGCACAATCATGGCCTATAACAAAGAACTTCATTGGGAAAGAAGCAAAATTAAGAAAGGTTTGCAGAGATGAGGAACTGATAGTACTTATAACATGTTGGCAAAAGAAACAAGATTACGGGTATGTAAAGAAAAGATGCTAGAGAACTGACCCCAGTAGCTGCAGTCCCTGTCCATGCCCAAGCAAAGGGAAGTAGATACCATGGGGCCTTTGAAATCATAAAGAGCCCCAACGCATATGAAGTGACTGTTTTTAGAACTGCCTTCCATGCTTTCACATTATCGATCTCAAACACCTGACGACCAAAATTTGAAATAGAAAGAGAAGAATAAGGAAATTGATACTAgagttgcaattttttttttcaaagctcGTTTCCATTAAAGAATCAACAATAGCTCTTTGCCTAAAGGCATTGGAGGCCACTGCCTAgctataaagaaattaaaggcCACCACCCAGTGATGATATCACACCCCACAGAAACAGAATCAAGATCAGGAAAACGCAGATATAGTCCCCTGATAATGCAACTTTTTGAATGAAATGGCTGCTCTTAAACTTTGAACTTGTAAGAAGCAGAGAGGGACAGGGCCATCCAGATCATCCCCATCAGCAAACCTTCTAAGCTTTCTGGGTTTCTGGGTTCATTAAATTACTCTGTAATCTTATAAGTGACATTTGAAGTTGGCATTAAAAAGTTTGGCATCAAAAAGTGAAGCATCATTCAACATTCCATGGCTAATCCCTTGTCACCAGAACATGTGTAAAGTGCAGTTATTTAAGCAGATAATTGACATAGCGAGACAGCTAAACTTATAGCAGGTCTGCAAGACTGATATCAGTTCAAAATTCCCCTAGGTTCTCAGAATGGAAATTTCTAAAATAGTGGACCATGTTCTGAGCAAACAGCATAGGCAAGTTGGATGCATTAATGTAGCTGATTCTTAGAAAATTCTACCTTTCGAAAGATATGTTGGTTTTACAGGAAGCAAATATGCAGGAATCACAAAACGTAGATTCACAGAAAAGTAACCAAATTGAATAAATGAGCATGCATGGAGCatttgcaaaattcacatcacCAGCTCCAAACttgaatgaaatttgaaagCACAGCATGTGTAAAACGTCTGAAAACTTCAAGTCCAATAATTAAGTGAATTAATTTGTAGCCCTCCACTATTCATTACTTTTCAAGCTTTCTTTCAAGTTTCCTGAGCTTAAGCAATTTCCTTTCCACTCTTTTCATCAGCCGAGGGTGAAAGAGATTTCAATTCAAGTGATCCCCAGTCAAGGAACAACAGAGCTCAACTAGAGGACAGGGATGAAATGACTCAACCAGCAGGAAGGAAATTATAAGATGAAGATTTACCATAAATGAACATGGAAGTACTTGATACTGAAGGGAAGCCATCAGATAGATACATTGTCAGATTGTTAGCTATagaattttttaattccaaTGCAGTTAAGAACTGAATTACAAAGAACTTCAACTAGATAAATTACTGTTACTATTACTTACGAAACTAAAAGATTTGGGTGTTTTCACTATTCATTGCATTGTTTAGGTGACCaatgaagttttttcttttcttttctggttcatgcactttttttttttgcactctTCACAATTTTCTTTTCCTGGTTCACGcacttttttcccctttcttcctttttttcagCACTgttcatgaaaaaaagagaagaatttcATGAATTGGGAAAGAAACTgacattggaaaaaaaagggtCATTTTCAGTTCTTCTTCCCAATTCatgcaattcttttttttcGATTGTCCATTGCACCgaattattttcagtttgtgtttaatttatttggcTTTTTTCCCCCATGGTTCTCCATTGTACTGTGTTATTTTCAGTTGTTGTGTTGTTTGCTCTCTAAAACTCATTTTACTTTTCTAtcccaaactctttttttttcagttcagAGATGAGAGAGAAGGATTGTCCATTCCACTATGCTATTTCCAACTGTTATATTATTTGACcctaaagttttaaaattctaTGTTTCAGTcataaaacacattttttttcttgttttaatctTGGGTATtaagagataaaagaaaaaattatcacataatgagagaagagagattgagatcgattgtgcatattttcatcaataaaatgATCTAGTGTGATATTAATGGTTCATATCAACGAGAGAAGTTTTATATAGATGGtttagagattttatttttttaaaaaagtaattagattaGGCTCAAGAAgaggtttttattttgtttattttcttagtttttaaattaattagaaaatgtttttatattaaaaacatgatgTTTCAAAAGGTTATTGAGATTCTTAGGTGCTTACAAGTGAATACAagttgaaaaatagattttttatattcaaaaactcaggttttgctttttttattactaaaaatGATGGAATTCTAACCGGTGTGAACGACGTATTATccattctaataaaaaaaacaaataaaatagaacGAACGACATGTTGTatgctttttattaaaaaaaaaaagccagacACATGAGTCTAACCTCCTATACGCCGCAAGACTTATTAGTTTGGGTCATATGCGTGGACCCCTCCTTTTAAGCTCGTGCATGCCTActttgtttgttattatattatttctttttttgtacaataatttttttttaaaattaatttattaaaatgatatttagacATTAATCCAATTATTTCATAGTTTTCAAGAATATtagagatttttaaaataatatttataattaattaataaatatatatatataacttgatatgtagaacttttttttaaaatatactcattaatattcaataagaatataatatttattttattattatatattttggatttataattttctcagatttagtatttttaaatttatacatacatac
It contains:
- the LOC133674874 gene encoding BTB/POZ domain-containing protein At2g24240-like → MKIPKDRVRFNVGGRIFETTSTTLANAGRNSFFGALFSENWTLKQPNTDSFSNCEFFIDRNPDCFSVLLDLLRTGDLNIPPNVSERHIYREASFYGLLDHVRSAKWGQFDGNRLRHSRSVTGRAPGDGTAIRAGPDGGCCVAHGSVVHVYDWIMEEHPPLNLDYQRVNDVAWVDSENIIISACERLGRGDGGMGLFSKSTGELRYKFQVCHENQVKSFTAGALSTSSDYKIFSSCKGRSNEYGVGVWDQVTGKQIDFLYESPGWSLGDADKLQWLNGSNCLLVATLFPRKDNCYISMLDFRDKRMVWSWSDFGAPITVDEKRVRDAIAMEDSNAICVVNEYEDLGFMDLRMNGGSVRWSSRSRMMKGKLSDEPCYPKLALHGGQLFSSMDDCISVFCGPDWVLTSRLRQGYGGSICDFSIGGDRLFALHSEENVFDVWETPPPPIS